One Carassius gibelio isolate Cgi1373 ecotype wild population from Czech Republic chromosome B18, carGib1.2-hapl.c, whole genome shotgun sequence DNA segment encodes these proteins:
- the LOC127977074 gene encoding CUB and zona pellucida-like domain-containing protein 1 has translation MHLTSLLLAELLLVTTATASHFYGGSMTFNPRRNHDGSYKVELRFKTTYHSCNGYDHWQCSSGDCGNDVSTVIGKVDSSPNGGSWCQSEGVITKMVSTNSPFQILKSSCCWIYNTVTNNGDWSLLTYIDLGVRSDTSEPNRSPISTTLPFLRVPQNCPRRYNLLAFDPDGPEANVTCSQNSMSVTIKRSSIKNLHGDHLRLINPSCRVYTNSTHLFTNTLLNDCGTQIEENNDELIFKNKIITVDDPRDIITRKDNLEIEIQCKYQKRSNITLEFDTHRPPISISEKGFGTFNYQFEFFASANFQNSRHPESYPLEYDVGDKIFMKIEPVTPVLNTEIFLESCMAIPYDNPNYPVSYPIIKNGCIVDETVKFFSSHQPYIQFEMEAFKFIGFHDQVFISCSIIICQANNPNTRCAQGCINSTVAPPAHHQHKREAPIQTGSHFISQGPLRLKRSASQVAVSPGLNLNLVVIAVCLVATVAMVCGVIVSRAREKKIRYKPVSSHDF, from the exons gtTGAGCTTCGCTTCAAGACAACCTACCATTCCTGTAATGGATATGATCACTGGCAATGCAGCTCTGGAGACTGTGGAAATGATGTCAGTACTGTGATTGGTAAAGTAGATTCAAGTCCAAATGGCGGCAGCTGGTGTCAGTCTGAGGGAGTGATAACAAAGATGGTTTCCACCAACAGCCCATTCCAGATCct CAAAAGCAGTTGCTGCTGGATTTACAACACAGTCACAAATAATGGAGACTGGAGTCTTCTCACTTACATTGACCTTGGTGTGAGATCGGACACTTCAGAGCCCAACCGATCGCCAATATCCACCACCCTACCATTTCTGAG GGTTCCTCAGAACTGTCCCAGGAGGTACAATCTTTTAGCGTTTGATCCTGATG GACCTGAGGCAAATGTAACCTGCTCTCAAAACTCAATGTCAGTGACAATTAAGAGATCCTCCATCAAAAACCTCCATGGTGACCACTTGAGACTGATAAATCCGTCTTGTCGGGTTTACACTAACAGTACCCACCTGTTCACCAACACACTTCTAAATGACTGTGGCACCCAGATTGAG GAGAACAATGATGAACTCATCTTCAAGAATAAAATCATTACAGTTGATGATCCCAGGGACATTATAACCAGAAAGGATAACCTAGAAATTGAAATCCAGTGCAAGTACCAGAAAAGAAGCAATATTACTCTGGAGTTCGATACTCACAGACCACcaatcagtatctcagaaaaaggTTTTGGCACATTCAACTATCAGTTTGAGTTTTTTGCTTCAGCAAATTTCCAGAACAGCAGGCATCCAGAATCTTACCCACTTGAGTATGATGTGGGCGACAAGATCTTCATGAAGATTGAGCCCGTCACTCCAGTCCTAAACACAGAGATCTTCCTCGAGTCATGTATGGCTATTCCTTACGATAATCCCAATTACCCAGTCTCCTATCCCATCATCAAGAATGG ATGCATTGTGGATGAAACAGTTAAATTTTTCTCAAGTCACCAACCATATATCCAGTTTGAAATGGAGGCTTTCAAATTTATTGGGTTCCATGACCAG GTGTTCATCAGCTGCTCAATCATCATATGCCAGGCCAACAATCCCAACACCCGCTGCGCTCAGGGCTGCATCAACAGCACAGTCGCTCCACCGGCCCACCACCAACACAAAAGAGAGGCTCCCATCCAGACCGGCAGTCACTTCATCTCCCAGGGTCCCCTGCGGCTGAAGAGGAGCGCATCTC AGGTCGCCGTAAGCCCTGGACTAAATCTAAACCTTGTTGTCATCGCTGTTTGTCTTGTGGCAACAGTAGCCATGGTGTGTGGAGTGATCGTCAGCAGAgccagagagaaaaaaatcagaTACAAACCTGTGTCATCACACGACTTTTAG